A single region of the Pseudomonas granadensis genome encodes:
- a CDS encoding autoinducer binding domain-containing protein, with product METWKESQLKQLTFAKGIDAAYPILLRFAENLGFNFCAISVVPLNRDMQLKPLQINNYPKEWNSEYEQNCYIKTDPLISHCNHSMSPIVWTESLFSESHHIWSGLQKHGLQNGWSQSFHHEPSGLCSIISLARRHCSISPLELYEHFGYMFYASSHLSELFARTLPAEALKPRHPQLSTRELQVLELSAIGKTAYEISKILSLSERTVNYHVRNLIIKLNVCNKISAVIAAARAGII from the coding sequence ATGGAAACATGGAAGGAATCACAGCTGAAACAACTGACGTTTGCCAAGGGCATCGATGCTGCTTATCCGATACTGCTGCGATTCGCCGAAAATCTCGGATTCAATTTTTGTGCGATTTCAGTTGTTCCATTAAACCGCGACATGCAGCTAAAGCCCTTGCAGATCAATAACTATCCTAAAGAATGGAACAGTGAATACGAACAAAACTGTTATATAAAAACAGACCCATTGATATCACACTGCAATCATTCCATGTCACCCATAGTCTGGACTGAATCGCTGTTTTCAGAGTCCCACCACATATGGTCAGGCTTGCAAAAACATGGATTGCAGAATGGCTGGTCGCAGTCGTTTCATCATGAGCCGAGCGGTTTGTGCAGCATTATCAGCCTGGCGCGCAGACACTGCTCCATCAGCCCATTGGAGCTGTACGAGCATTTTGGCTATATGTTTTACGCCAGCAGCCACTTGAGCGAACTGTTCGCCCGGACCCTGCCGGCAGAAGCGCTCAAGCCCCGTCACCCTCAGCTCTCCACGCGAGAACTGCAGGTTCTGGAACTGTCAGCCATTGGCAAGACCGCCTATGAAATCTCGAAAATCCTTAGCCTCAGCGAACGCACTGTCAATTACCACGTGCGGAACCTGATCATAAAGCTCAACGTCTGCAACAAGATTTCCGCTGTTATCGCAGCCGCCAGAGCCGGCATCATCTGA
- the cydB gene encoding cytochrome d ubiquinol oxidase subunit II, whose product MGIDLPLIWAVIIIFGIMMYVVMDGFDLGIGILFPFVPGKTDRDVMMNTVAPVWDGNETWLVLGGAALFGAFPLAYSVVLSALYLPLIFMLMGLIFRGVAFEFRFKAKDEKRHLWDKAFIGGSIAATFFQGVALGAFIDGLPVVNRQFAGGSMDWLTPFTLFCGAALVVAYALLGCTWLIMKTEGKLQEQMHDLARPLAFVLLAVIGIVSLWTPLSHPEIASRWFSMPNLFWFMPVPILVLVTLYGLIRAVARNANYTPFLLTLVLIFLGYSGLGISLWPNIVPPSISIWDAAAPPQSQGFMLVGTLFIIPFILGYTFWSYYVFRGKVTHEDGYH is encoded by the coding sequence ATGGGTATTGATCTTCCGCTGATCTGGGCCGTGATCATCATCTTCGGCATCATGATGTACGTGGTCATGGACGGTTTCGACCTGGGCATCGGGATTCTCTTCCCGTTCGTTCCGGGCAAGACCGACCGTGACGTGATGATGAACACCGTCGCCCCGGTCTGGGACGGCAACGAAACCTGGCTGGTACTGGGCGGCGCCGCATTATTCGGCGCGTTTCCATTGGCGTATTCGGTGGTGTTGTCAGCGCTGTACCTGCCGCTGATCTTCATGCTGATGGGGCTGATCTTTCGCGGCGTGGCATTCGAGTTCCGCTTCAAGGCCAAGGATGAAAAACGTCATCTGTGGGACAAGGCGTTCATCGGCGGCTCGATCGCGGCGACGTTCTTTCAGGGCGTGGCGCTGGGGGCGTTCATCGATGGCTTGCCGGTGGTCAACCGCCAGTTCGCCGGGGGCTCGATGGACTGGCTGACCCCGTTCACCCTGTTCTGTGGCGCCGCCCTGGTGGTCGCCTATGCCTTGCTCGGCTGCACCTGGCTGATCATGAAGACCGAAGGCAAGCTGCAAGAGCAGATGCACGATCTGGCGCGGCCACTGGCATTCGTGTTGCTGGCAGTGATCGGGATTGTCAGTCTGTGGACGCCGTTGTCGCATCCGGAAATCGCTTCGCGCTGGTTCAGCATGCCGAACCTGTTCTGGTTCATGCCGGTGCCGATTCTGGTGCTGGTCACCCTGTATGGCTTGATCCGGGCCGTGGCGCGTAACGCCAACTACACGCCGTTTCTGCTGACGCTGGTGCTGATCTTCCTCGGCTACAGCGGTCTGGGCATCAGCCTGTGGCCGAACATCGTGCCGCCATCGATCTCGATCTGGGACGCCGCGGCACCGCCGCAAAGTCAGGGCTTCATGCTGGTGGGCACGCTGTTCATCATTCCGTTCATCCTGGGTTACACCTTCTGGAGCTACTACGTGTTCCGCGGCAAGGTGACCCATGAAGACGGTTATCACTAG
- a CDS encoding methyltransferase encodes MPLLETPFAQLDLIRQPEQQNEPLQAFDAADEYLLNHLAAQQPRVDTRVLVLNDSFGALAVSLLGKVKVSSSGDSFFGFQALEKNLLRNGQAFDAVRGTPASEPLVGPFDRVLIRVPKTLALLEEQLIRLQGQLAPGAEVIAAAMVKHLPRAASDLLERYIGPVQASLAVKKARLLIATPEARTAAVSPYPTRYRLDEPPIELLNHANVFCREGLDIGTRAFLPHLPKNLGPVRVADLGCGNGVLAIASALQNPDAHYTLVDESFMAVQSALENWRAALGDREVIVRAADGLAGQESQSLDVVLCNPPFHQQQVVGDFLAWRMFQQAREALVVGGALYIVGNRHLGYHSKLARLFRGVEQVAATPKFVILKARK; translated from the coding sequence ATGCCTTTGCTTGAAACGCCCTTCGCCCAACTCGACCTGATCCGCCAGCCCGAACAGCAGAACGAACCGCTGCAAGCTTTCGATGCCGCTGATGAATACCTGCTCAACCATCTCGCAGCGCAGCAACCGAGGGTCGACACCCGCGTGCTGGTGCTCAACGACAGCTTCGGCGCGCTGGCTGTCAGTCTGCTCGGCAAGGTCAAGGTCAGCAGCAGCGGCGACTCGTTTTTCGGCTTTCAAGCGCTGGAGAAAAACCTGCTGCGCAACGGCCAAGCGTTCGATGCGGTGCGCGGTACCCCGGCGAGCGAGCCTTTGGTCGGACCATTCGACCGGGTCCTGATTCGTGTGCCGAAAACCCTCGCGCTGCTGGAAGAGCAGTTGATCCGCCTGCAAGGGCAATTGGCGCCCGGCGCCGAAGTAATCGCCGCAGCGATGGTCAAGCACCTGCCGCGTGCCGCCAGTGACCTGCTTGAGCGTTATATTGGTCCGGTGCAGGCCTCGCTGGCGGTGAAAAAGGCCCGCCTGCTGATTGCCACACCTGAAGCCAGAACCGCGGCTGTCTCGCCCTACCCTACACGCTATCGCCTCGACGAGCCGCCAATCGAATTGCTTAACCACGCCAATGTGTTCTGCCGCGAAGGTCTGGACATCGGCACCCGGGCCTTCCTCCCGCATTTGCCGAAAAACCTCGGCCCGGTCCGAGTCGCCGATCTGGGTTGTGGCAACGGCGTGCTGGCCATCGCCAGTGCTTTGCAAAACCCCGATGCGCATTACACGCTGGTCGACGAGTCATTCATGGCGGTGCAATCGGCCCTGGAAAACTGGCGGGCCGCGCTGGGTGATCGCGAGGTGATCGTGCGTGCCGCCGATGGCCTGGCCGGGCAAGAGTCGCAGTCGCTGGACGTAGTGTTGTGCAACCCGCCGTTCCATCAACAACAGGTGGTCGGCGATTTCCTCGCCTGGCGCATGTTCCAGCAGGCGCGCGAAGCGCTGGTGGTTGGCGGTGCGCTGTACATCGTCGGCAACCGCCATCTGGGCTACCACAGCAAACTGGCGCGGTTGTTCCGCGGCGTCGAGCAAGTCGCGGCCACTCCGAAGTTCGTCATCCTCAAAGCACGCAAATAA
- a CDS encoding ankyrin repeat domain-containing protein, with the protein MRTCLFLLAACLSLTAWAAPIDQSPEAIQAQLRDYYLDAARRGDVPMLETFIESGYSLDTRDGKGYTALILAAYHGQAPAVERLLAAGADACAQDQRGNTALMGAIFKGEIQIARRLMSTDCSPDQRNGAGQTAAMYAGLFKRLELLDALKAKGADLNAEDPLGNSAASLASGEIRTPTPR; encoded by the coding sequence ATGCGAACCTGTCTTTTCCTATTGGCCGCGTGCCTGTCGCTCACCGCTTGGGCGGCACCGATCGACCAGAGTCCCGAGGCGATCCAGGCACAATTGCGCGACTACTATTTGGACGCCGCGCGGCGCGGGGATGTGCCGATGCTCGAGACGTTCATCGAATCGGGCTATTCCCTCGACACCCGCGACGGCAAGGGATACACCGCGCTGATCCTCGCGGCTTATCACGGTCAAGCGCCTGCCGTGGAGCGCTTGCTTGCGGCCGGCGCCGACGCCTGTGCCCAGGATCAGCGCGGCAACACGGCGCTGATGGGCGCGATCTTCAAGGGTGAAATACAGATCGCCCGGCGCTTGATGTCCACCGATTGCAGCCCTGATCAGCGTAACGGCGCCGGGCAGACGGCGGCGATGTATGCCGGCTTGTTCAAGCGTCTGGAATTGCTCGATGCGCTGAAAGCCAAGGGCGCTGACCTGAACGCCGAAGACCCGCTGGGCAACAGCGCCGCAAGTCTGGCCAGCGGCGAAATCCGTACGCCGACGCCGCGCTGA
- a CDS encoding DUF2474 domain-containing protein, with protein sequence MTGKHSLHDIEEAEKKPLWQRLGWLALIWVGSVGVLFIAASLMRMFMNAAGLTTH encoded by the coding sequence ATGACCGGCAAACATTCCCTGCACGACATTGAAGAAGCCGAGAAGAAGCCGCTGTGGCAGCGGCTCGGCTGGCTGGCCCTGATCTGGGTCGGTAGCGTGGGTGTGCTGTTTATCGCCGCCAGCCTGATGCGTATGTTCATGAACGCAGCAGGCCTGACCACACACTGA
- a CDS encoding PilZ domain-containing protein, with protein sequence MNEPSDNRRRFKRIAFDARTELSQGEYIWQVKLIDLSLKGLLVERPEPWLGDRGKDFFVDIHLSKDVDIEMDVQLAHEENGHLGFICRHISLESIQRLRRLIELNLADEAELERELGALIEI encoded by the coding sequence ATGAACGAGCCTTCAGACAACCGTCGTCGCTTCAAACGTATTGCGTTCGATGCCAGAACCGAGCTGAGCCAAGGCGAGTACATCTGGCAGGTCAAACTGATCGACCTGTCACTCAAGGGTTTGCTGGTCGAACGGCCGGAGCCGTGGCTCGGTGATCGTGGAAAAGATTTTTTCGTCGATATTCACTTGAGTAAGGACGTCGATATCGAAATGGACGTGCAACTGGCCCACGAGGAAAACGGCCATTTGGGATTTATCTGCCGACATATCAGCCTGGAGTCGATCCAGCGCTTGCGGCGGTTGATCGAGCTGAATCTGGCGGATGAGGCCGAGCTCGAGCGCGAATTGGGCGCCCTGATCGAAATCTAG
- a CDS encoding ferredoxin--NADP reductase: MTASADKFTTQTLLDVKPLTPNLFTLRTTRDAGFRFRAGQFARLGVTKADGSTVWRAYSMVSSPFDEFLEFFSIVVPGGEFTSELSRLQVGDTLLVERQAFGYLTLDRFVDGRDLWLLSTGTGVAPFLSILQDFEVWEKFERIILVYSVREACELAYQELIAGLNQRDYLSEYAHKLQFIATVTREAHPGTLHGRITTLIENGELERAAGVELSAEHSRVMLCGNPQMIDETRVLLKQRDMRLSLTRRPGQVAVENYW, from the coding sequence ATGACCGCCAGCGCAGATAAGTTCACCACGCAAACCTTGCTTGATGTCAAACCGCTGACCCCGAACCTGTTTACCCTGCGTACCACTCGTGATGCCGGGTTCCGTTTCCGCGCAGGGCAGTTCGCCCGCCTCGGTGTGACCAAGGCCGATGGCAGCACTGTCTGGCGCGCCTACTCGATGGTGTCGTCGCCGTTTGACGAGTTTCTCGAGTTCTTCTCCATCGTCGTCCCGGGCGGGGAGTTCACCAGCGAACTGAGCCGGCTGCAGGTGGGCGACACGTTGCTGGTTGAGCGTCAGGCATTCGGCTACCTGACCCTTGATCGTTTCGTTGATGGTCGCGATCTCTGGCTGTTATCGACGGGTACGGGGGTGGCACCGTTTCTGTCGATTCTGCAGGACTTCGAAGTCTGGGAAAAATTCGAACGCATCATTCTGGTCTACAGCGTGCGCGAGGCCTGCGAGCTGGCGTATCAGGAACTGATTGCCGGTCTTAACCAACGCGACTACCTCAGCGAATATGCGCACAAATTGCAGTTCATCGCGACGGTGACGCGCGAGGCGCACCCGGGAACGCTGCACGGGCGCATTACCACGCTGATCGAAAACGGTGAACTGGAGCGAGCGGCGGGTGTGGAGCTGTCGGCGGAGCATTCACGGGTCATGTTGTGCGGCAATCCACAGATGATCGATGAGACCCGCGTGCTGCTTAAACAACGGGACATGCGCCTGAGCCTGACGCGCCGGCCCGGCCAGGTCGCCGTGGAAAATTACTGGTAA
- a CDS encoding cytochrome ubiquinol oxidase subunit I yields the protein MFGLEALDLARIQFAFTISFHILFPAITIGLASYLAVLEGLWLKTRNDTYRDLYHFWSKIFAVNFGMGVVSGLVMAYQFGTNWSRFSDFAGAVTGPLLTYEVLTAFFLEAGFLGVMLFGWNKVGRGLHFFSTVMVAIGTLISTFWILASNSWMQTPQGFEIVNGQVIPTDWLAIVFNPSFPYRLLHMATAAFIATAFFVGSSAAWHLLRGRDNPAIRTMLSMAMWMALIVAPIQAVIGDFHGLNTLKHQPAKIAAIEGHWENHGDEATPLILFGWPDMKEERTKFAVEIPYLGSLILTHSLDKQVPALKEFPPEDRPNSTIVFWSFRVMVGLGFLMIFTGLWSLWLRKRDSLYTSRPFLHLALWMGPSGLIAILAGWFTTEIGRQPWVVYGLMRTADASSNHSFLQMSITLVMFVVVYFALFGAGLGYMMRLVRKGPKLSEGTDTPDGGPGKKRTPARPLSAADDPADGEHEDNTRLTKEI from the coding sequence ATGTTCGGTTTAGAGGCTCTCGATCTCGCCCGAATTCAGTTCGCGTTCACCATCTCGTTCCACATTCTGTTCCCGGCCATCACCATTGGCCTGGCGAGTTACCTGGCGGTGCTCGAAGGTCTGTGGCTGAAGACTCGAAACGATACCTACCGTGACCTTTACCACTTCTGGTCGAAGATCTTTGCTGTCAACTTCGGCATGGGCGTGGTCTCCGGTCTGGTCATGGCCTACCAGTTCGGCACCAATTGGAGTCGCTTCTCGGATTTCGCCGGTGCCGTCACCGGGCCGTTGCTGACCTATGAGGTGCTCACGGCGTTTTTCCTTGAGGCCGGTTTCCTCGGCGTCATGCTGTTCGGCTGGAACAAGGTCGGGCGCGGGCTGCACTTTTTCTCCACGGTGATGGTAGCGATCGGCACGCTGATCTCGACGTTCTGGATTCTCGCCTCCAACAGCTGGATGCAAACCCCGCAGGGCTTCGAGATCGTCAACGGTCAGGTGATCCCGACCGACTGGCTGGCCATCGTCTTCAACCCTTCGTTCCCGTATCGCCTGCTGCACATGGCGACTGCGGCGTTCATCGCTACGGCTTTCTTTGTCGGCTCGTCAGCGGCCTGGCATTTGCTGCGCGGCCGGGACAATCCTGCGATTCGCACTATGCTCTCGATGGCCATGTGGATGGCGCTGATCGTTGCGCCGATCCAGGCAGTCATCGGCGACTTCCATGGTCTGAATACGCTCAAGCATCAACCGGCGAAAATCGCAGCCATTGAAGGTCACTGGGAAAACCACGGTGACGAAGCGACGCCGCTGATCCTGTTCGGCTGGCCGGACATGAAAGAAGAACGCACCAAATTTGCCGTGGAGATTCCCTACCTCGGCAGCCTGATCCTGACCCACTCGCTGGACAAGCAAGTGCCGGCACTCAAGGAGTTTCCGCCAGAAGACCGGCCGAATTCCACCATCGTGTTCTGGTCGTTCCGGGTCATGGTGGGCCTCGGTTTCCTGATGATCTTCACCGGTCTGTGGAGTTTGTGGCTGCGCAAGCGTGACTCGCTGTATACCTCGCGGCCATTCCTGCATCTGGCACTGTGGATGGGCCCGTCCGGCCTGATCGCGATTCTGGCTGGCTGGTTCACCACTGAAATCGGCCGCCAGCCTTGGGTGGTCTACGGCTTGATGCGCACCGCGGACGCGTCCTCCAACCATAGCTTCCTGCAGATGAGCATCACCCTGGTCATGTTCGTGGTGGTGTATTTCGCCCTGTTCGGTGCGGGCCTCGGCTACATGATGCGCCTGGTGCGCAAAGGTCCGAAGCTCAGCGAGGGCACCGATACGCCGGACGGTGGTCCGGGCAAGAAGCGCACCCCGGCGCGTCCGTTGTCCGCTGCCGATGATCCGGCCGATGGCGAACACGAAGACAACACTCGCTTGACCAAGGAGATTTAA
- the mscL gene encoding large-conductance mechanosensitive channel protein MscL: protein MGVLSEFKAFAVKGNVVDMAVGIIIGAAFGKIVSSFVGDVIMPPIGLLIGGVDFSDLAITLKAAEGNTPAVMLAYGKFIQTVLDFIIVAFAIFMGVKAINRLKREEAVAPTAPPIPSKEEQLLGEIRDLLKAQNERS from the coding sequence ATGGGCGTGCTTAGCGAGTTCAAGGCCTTCGCGGTCAAAGGCAATGTGGTCGACATGGCCGTCGGTATCATCATCGGTGCGGCGTTTGGCAAGATTGTTTCGTCGTTTGTCGGCGACGTGATCATGCCGCCAATCGGCCTGTTGATCGGCGGGGTGGACTTCAGTGATCTGGCCATCACGCTCAAAGCCGCCGAGGGCAACACGCCCGCAGTGATGCTGGCTTATGGCAAATTCATCCAGACGGTGCTGGACTTCATCATTGTCGCTTTCGCTATCTTCATGGGGGTCAAAGCCATCAACCGCCTCAAGCGCGAAGAGGCCGTAGCACCGACCGCACCGCCGATCCCGAGCAAGGAAGAGCAACTGCTGGGCGAAATCCGCGACCTGCTCAAGGCGCAGAACGAGCGGTCCTGA
- the katB gene encoding catalase KatB, with translation MTSAFGLGAFPRRHTLGVLTASLLSFSVTAAPLTRDNGAAVGDNQNSQTAGATGPVLLQDVQLIQKLQRFDRERIPERVVHARGTGAHGTFTVTNDLSDLSKAKVFAAGQTTPVFVRFSAVVHGNHSPETLRDPRGFATKFYTADGNWDLVGNNFPTFFIRDAIKFPDMVHAFKPDPRTNLDDDSRRFDFFSHVPEATRTLTELYSNAGTPASYREMDGNGVHAYKLVNAKGEVHYVKFHWKSLQGLNNLTPEQVAKVQGQDYSHMTNDLVSNINKGNFPKWDLYVQVLKPQDLSKFDFDPLDATKIWPGIPERKVGQMVLNRNPANVFQETEQVAMAPANVVPGIEPSEDRLLQGRVFSYADTQMYRLGANALQLPINAPKVAVNNGNQDGAMNFGASNSGVNYQPSRLQPREETSSARYSQLALSGSTQQAKIQREQNFKQAGDLYRSYSKQERRDLIDSFGGSLATTDDESKHIILSFLYKADPEYGTGVTQVAKGDLSRVKALAAKLVD, from the coding sequence ATGACTTCCGCATTTGGACTGGGGGCTTTTCCCCGTCGCCACACGCTTGGTGTACTCACCGCCAGCCTGCTGAGTTTCTCCGTGACTGCAGCGCCACTGACTCGCGATAACGGCGCTGCCGTGGGTGATAATCAGAATTCGCAGACGGCTGGCGCCACCGGCCCGGTACTGCTGCAGGACGTGCAACTGATCCAGAAACTGCAGCGTTTTGATCGCGAGCGCATTCCCGAGCGCGTGGTTCACGCCCGCGGCACCGGTGCTCACGGTACGTTCACGGTGACCAACGACCTCAGCGACCTGAGCAAGGCCAAGGTATTTGCCGCCGGCCAGACCACACCGGTATTTGTGCGTTTCTCGGCGGTGGTGCATGGCAATCACTCCCCGGAAACCTTGCGTGACCCACGCGGTTTCGCCACCAAGTTCTACACCGCTGACGGCAACTGGGACCTTGTGGGCAACAACTTCCCGACGTTCTTCATTCGCGACGCGATCAAGTTTCCCGACATGGTCCATGCGTTCAAGCCTGATCCGCGGACAAACCTGGACGACGATTCGCGCCGCTTCGACTTTTTCTCCCATGTACCGGAAGCCACTCGAACGTTGACCGAGCTGTATTCGAACGCGGGCACACCGGCCAGTTATCGGGAGATGGATGGCAACGGTGTTCATGCCTATAAGTTGGTCAACGCCAAAGGCGAAGTTCACTACGTCAAGTTTCACTGGAAGAGTTTGCAAGGGCTCAATAACCTGACGCCAGAACAAGTCGCCAAAGTTCAGGGTCAGGATTACAGTCATATGACCAATGATCTGGTGAGTAATATCAATAAAGGCAACTTCCCTAAATGGGACTTGTACGTTCAAGTTCTGAAACCACAGGATTTGTCCAAGTTTGATTTTGATCCATTGGACGCGACAAAGATCTGGCCGGGTATTCCTGAACGAAAAGTTGGACAAATGGTTTTGAACCGTAATCCGGCGAATGTCTTCCAAGAAACCGAACAAGTTGCGATGGCTCCGGCTAATGTGGTTCCGGGTATCGAACCTTCCGAAGACCGTTTATTGCAGGGCCGAGTGTTCTCCTACGCCGATACGCAAATGTATCGCCTAGGCGCCAATGCCCTGCAATTGCCAATCAACGCGCCGAAAGTTGCGGTGAATAATGGCAATCAGGACGGTGCGATGAACTTTGGCGCCAGCAACAGCGGCGTTAATTACCAGCCTAGCCGTCTGCAACCGCGTGAAGAGACGTCGAGCGCGCGTTACAGCCAACTGGCGCTGTCGGGCAGCACTCAGCAAGCGAAGATCCAGCGTGAGCAGAACTTCAAGCAGGCTGGCGATCTGTATCGCTCGTACAGCAAGCAGGAACGTCGCGACCTGATCGACAGCTTCGGCGGCTCGCTGGCCACCACCGATGACGAGAGCAAGCACATCATTCTGTCGTTCCTGTACAAGGCCGATCCGGAATACGGCACCGGCGTGACGCAAGTGGCCAAGGGTGACTTGAGCCGGGTCAAGGCCCTGGCAGCGAAACTGGTCGACTGA
- the radA gene encoding DNA repair protein RadA translates to MAKAKRMYGCTECGATFPKWAGQCGECGAWNTLTETMIESGGATAPTGRTGWAGQQAQIKTLAEVSVEEIPRFSTASGELDRVLGGGLVDGSVVLIGGDPGIGKSTILLQTLCNLAKSMPALYVTGEESQQQVAMRARRLGLPQDQLRVMTETCIETIIATARQEKPKVMVIDSIQTIFTEQLQSAPGGVSQVRESAALLVRYAKQSGTAIFLVGHVTKEGALAGPRVLEHMVDTVLYFEGESDGRLRLLRAVKNRFGAVNELGVFGMTDKGLKEVSNPSAIFLTRAQEEVPGSVVMATWEGTRPMLVEVQALVDDSHLANPRRVTLGLDQNRLAMLLAVLHRHGGIPTHDQDVFLNVVGGVKVLETASDLALMAAVMSSLRNRPLPHDLLVFGEVGLSGEVRPVPSGQERLKEAAKHGFKRAIVPKGNAPKESPAGLQIIAVTRLEQALDALFE, encoded by the coding sequence ATGGCCAAGGCCAAGCGCATGTACGGCTGCACCGAGTGCGGCGCAACCTTTCCCAAGTGGGCCGGCCAGTGCGGTGAATGCGGCGCCTGGAACACGCTGACCGAAACCATGATCGAAAGCGGCGGCGCCACGGCACCGACCGGGCGCACCGGTTGGGCCGGGCAACAAGCGCAGATCAAGACCCTGGCCGAAGTCAGCGTTGAAGAAATCCCGCGTTTTTCCACCGCCTCCGGTGAGCTCGATCGCGTGCTCGGCGGCGGTCTGGTCGACGGTTCGGTGGTGCTGATCGGCGGTGATCCGGGCATTGGCAAGTCGACGATTCTGCTGCAAACCCTGTGCAACCTCGCCAAGAGCATGCCGGCGCTGTACGTCACCGGTGAAGAATCCCAGCAGCAAGTGGCCATGCGCGCGCGCCGTCTCGGCTTGCCGCAGGACCAGCTACGCGTGATGACCGAAACCTGCATCGAAACCATCATCGCCACCGCCCGCCAGGAAAAACCCAAGGTGATGGTGATCGACTCGATCCAGACGATTTTCACCGAACAACTGCAATCGGCACCCGGCGGCGTTTCCCAGGTGCGCGAAAGTGCGGCGCTGCTGGTGCGTTACGCCAAGCAGAGCGGTACGGCGATTTTCCTCGTCGGCCACGTCACCAAGGAAGGCGCATTGGCCGGTCCCCGTGTGCTTGAGCACATGGTCGATACCGTGCTGTATTTCGAAGGCGAATCCGATGGGCGCCTGCGCTTGCTGCGCGCGGTGAAGAACCGTTTCGGCGCGGTCAACGAGCTGGGCGTGTTCGGCATGACCGACAAGGGTTTGAAAGAAGTCTCCAACCCTTCGGCGATCTTTCTCACGCGCGCCCAGGAAGAAGTCCCGGGCAGCGTGGTCATGGCGACGTGGGAGGGCACCCGGCCAATGCTGGTGGAAGTGCAGGCGCTGGTCGATGACAGCCATCTGGCCAATCCGCGTCGAGTGACGCTGGGTCTGGATCAGAACCGGTTGGCAATGTTGCTCGCGGTTCTGCACCGCCACGGCGGGATCCCGACTCACGATCAGGATGTATTCCTCAATGTGGTCGGCGGGGTCAAGGTGCTGGAAACCGCTTCCGATCTGGCGCTGATGGCGGCGGTCATGTCGAGCTTGCGCAACCGGCCGTTGCCGCATGATCTGCTGGTGTTCGGCGAGGTCGGTCTGTCCGGTGAAGTGCGCCCGGTGCCGAGCGGGCAGGAGCGCTTGAAGGAAGCGGCCAAGCATGGTTTCAAACGCGCGATCGTGCCCAAGGGCAACGCGCCGAAAGAATCGCCGGCAGGCTTGCAGATTATTGCTGTGACCCGCCTCGAACAGGCCCTCGACGCACTCTTCGAATAA